TGAAATCAACGCCCCCAGGCGCAGCCGGGGGTCGAGCTGGACTTTGGCGTAAAGCAGGCCCACGGGCATCAACACGCCCAGCAGCAATCCACCGATCACGAAATGCAGGAATCGCAGGCCGCTTGGCGTCAACGGCAACGTGGCCGGCTCCTGGATCTTGATGGTGAGTCCCTGCTTCTCCTTGTCGAGGCTCATCGAAACGCGGGCGTTTTCCCTGCGTCGCAGGAGATCCTGGTAGATATCGCGATTGACCTGATAGTCGCGCGTCAGCTCGGATAACGTCGCTTCGCCGCCGTGCACGCGCCTGCCCCGCTCCAGTTCCTGCTGCAGTTGTCGCTTGGCTTCGCCGATGCGCGCGCTGAGCATCTCGATATTGACGCGCGTCTGGGAGAGCTCCTGCTTGAGCTGCTGGTACATCGGGTTGTTGATGACGCCCTCGTCGATAACGACCTTGCCGCTGGCCTTGGCGGCTTCGCGACGCTTGCGCTCGTCCACAATGGCCTGACTCAGGTCCGCGATCTGGTGCTTGAGCTGGACGATATCAGGATAATCGTCGTGATAATTCAGCCTCAGGGTCTCGAGCTGTGACTGCAAGTCCGCGATACGGGAACGGAACTGTCCTTCCCGGGAGAGGGCCGTGGCAACCTCGGCTTCGCCGGAGAGCTGCTTTTCCAGGGACTGCTTCTTGACCTCGGCCTCTTTCAGATCCTGGCTCGCCTGTTCGATGCGCGTCTGCAGAAGATTCAGGCGCGCGCTGATATCCGCGTCAGTGCCCGGCCGCGCGTCCAGGTTGGCGGAACGGAACTCCTTCAGCTGCTCTTCCGCTTTCACCAATTTTTCGTGATATTCCTTCGTCTGCTTGTCGATGAAGTCGAACGCGTCCTGGCTTTCCTCGGATTTCACCCCCAGACTTTCGGAAATAAACAGCTCAGCGGCTTTCTGGGTGACCTTGAAGGTCCTCTCCGGCTCGATGTCCCGGTACTCGATCTTGATAAGGTCCTTGCCGACGTTGGTGATAGCCATACGCTTGGTAAGTCCCTTGATGATGTCTTCTTGCTGCGTGGGCGTGGGATTTTTTTTCATCCAGCCCCCCTGCTCCAGCAGCTGGCTCATGATTTTGCGGCCGAAGATGACTTCACGGGCCAGTCTCGAGCGATCCGCAACTTCCGTGGATACCGCAGCGCCCTGCATCAGGGGCTGAATGATCTTTTTGTCGTCAACAAGGATGGTGGATGAAGACGTGTAACCCTTCGGCCAGAGCAGGCCAAGCACCAGCATGAAAAGATTTATAAGCAGGAAAGAAACCACCATTGCCTTTCGGTAATGAAAGGACTCATGGATGAGCAGCTTGATTAGTTGATCCGGACGCAGGCTCATGTTCGCCCCTGCGTCAGAAAATTCTCTCAGGCACGGTCACGACATCGCCGGGCTTGAGATCAAAATTGGATTCGAGCTTTCCCTTGGTAAGGATATCGGCGAGATCGACGTCGAATATGTCGGTTTTTGTTTTTCCCTTGCGGTAGAGCTTGGTCCGGTTCGGCGAGGCGAAGTCATTGACGCCCCCCGCCTCCAGCACCGCGTCGAGCACCGTCATGCCCGGACGATAAGGCATGGAACGCGGGGTGCGCACGGCCCCCGTTACCCGCACGCGTGAAAGAAACTCATGGCTGCGCAACTCCGTCAGAATGACCGCGACATTCGGTTCACGGATATACGCCGACAGCTTTTCCTTGATGATCGCCGCGACCTGTGTGGGTGTGTTGCCGCCCGCCTGCACATCGCCGATCAGCGGCACCGATATTTTACCGTCCGGGCGTACCGGTACCGTCGTTGACAGTTCCGGATTGCGCCATACCGTAATCTGTATGCGATCATCGACTCCGATGCGATAATCGCCTTCCAAAAGCGAGGCAAAGCGGTTCGACTCCTCGCCCCCCTCGGCAGCATCCGGTACGGACTTGCAGCCTGAAACCAGAACAACCGTCACTGCCAACAACACGGAAAGAACGCGAAACAAATTCATTGTTACCTGCTTATTCATTATGCCCCAACAAAATACGCCACGAACCGGCCTGAATCCCCCGATAGGTTCAGCTTTGGCGCAATTGTTATTGGTATTGCGAGGACGGTTATATTGTCGGTTTGTTTTGCCGGCCAGCACAAACCGGTAGATCAATCACCGATAAAACGGTGATGCAGCATCCTGTCCTACCGTTCCACAAACGACGCGGGGGATTATACAGTTAATCCCGATAAATGTGATCTGCCGCAAACCGTCAGTCAAATTTCATAACGAAACATGGAGTTATCTTGCAGCCCCGGCAAACCAGTGGCTTGGGCCACGAGTAAAAATTGCTTTTCGCCCTTATAATCAGGGGCCTTGGCAATGCCGTCAACGGACGCCCCGGAATCCTGCGTACGACCACCTATCCATGACATTCGTTTGAAAATCCGCGAAATGATGTTCCGGCGCTGGATGTAACTCATGACCGAAAACTTCCTCAAAAACTATCGCACGCTCGGGGTTCAGCCCGGGGTCAGCTGGAAACAGTTGCGCCAGGCCTATAAAAAAATGGTCAATGCCTGGCACCCGGACCGGTTCCAGCAGGATGTCCGCCAGAAAAGGCTGGCCGAGGAGAAAACCAAGGAAATCACCCAGTCGTACAAGGAACTTGCCAATTACTACATGAAGTTTGGCGTCCTGCCTCTGCCCGTCGAGCAAGAGACGTCACCCGTTACCGGTGAGAGTACCGTCCCTGCCGGCCCCACAAAGGACCCGGCTGCCGAGGCCGGAATACCGGAACCCGCAGCGGCGGCGTCCGCCGGCGAATCCAGGCCCTGGATATCCAGACAGCGCGCCCGCATCATCGCCTCCCTGGCGCTGATCGGATCCGTCTATTACCTCTGGCAGTACACCCCCTGGGAACCAGGCAACCACGCCCTTGTGGAGGCGGGGCCCGTCATTCAGGCACCGACCGCCGCACCGGAACAGGAGGATGTCACGCCACCGGCCAAACATTTTACGACCGGGTCCTCGCTCGGCGAGGTCTATGCGATCCAGGGAGTTCCCACCCGCACCGAAAACAATGTCTGGCACTATGGCAATTCGAAAATCTACTTCGCCGCCGGCAAGGTCATTGGCTGGGAAGAAAGCATGGACAGTCCCTTGCGAGTCAGCCTGGTCCCCGGACAAACAGCGGACGACAACCGTTACTTCGGGAAAGGTTCAACGAAAGCGGAGGTCCTGGCGGCGCAAGGTGCGCCCGATCGCGATGCCGGAAACGTCTGGGAATACGGCGCTTCGCAGATTTACTTCGAGGGTGATCGCGTGAGGGAATGGCAGGAGGCGCCGCTGTATCCACTCAGGGTAAGACCGTAATCTCACCCTCGCGCCCCACGATTCAGCGCGCGCCCTTGCCGAAGAGGATCACCTGCGCGGTCTGAAAAAGAATAATCAGGTCCAGAAACAGGGTGTGGTTTTTCACGTAATAAAGGTCGTACTGCAATTTCTGCACGGCGTCCTCCACGGTCGCGCCGTAGGGATAACGTATCTGGGCCCATCCGGTAATGCCCGGCTTGACCGTGTGCCGTGACGGGTAGTAGGAAATTTTCTTGGTCAGATCCTCCACGAAAAACGGCCTTTCCGGACGCGGGCCGACGAAGCTCATGTCGCCCTTGAACACGTTGAAAACCTGCGGCAGCTCATCGATGCGCAACAGGCGGATAACCCGGCCCACGCGCGTCACCCGACTGTCCTGCTTTTTCGCCCACTGCGGGACACCGTCACGTTCGGCATCTTGGCGCATGCTGCGAAACTTCAGCACCCTGAAAACACGTCCATTCTCGCCAACGCGCTCCTGGCGGTAAAAAATCGGGCCGCCGCTTTCCAGCCAGATCAGCAACGCCGTTATCAGCATCACCGGCAAAGTCAGCAACAGCAATGCGCCGCTGGCGGCGACATCGAACATGCGCTTGGAGACGTCCTTCAGCGGGCTGCGGCCGAAACCGTCGGAGAATATCATCCAGCTTGGGTTCAGCGATTCGACCTGGATCTGGCCGGTCTCGCGCTCGAAGAAGGAAGACAGATCGACAACCTCGATGCCCGCCAGTTTGCACTCCAGCAACTGGTCTGCCGGCAGGCCGCCGCCGCGCCGCTCGCGCACGCCGACGACGATTTCATCGATCTTGTATTTTCTGGCGATGGAAAGAATGGGTCCCTTGTCGTGCAGTATCCGGGTGCGATCCAGGCAACAATCCGAATTGTTGAGAGGCAAGCAGCCCACCAGATTGAATTTGCGCTCTCCCTGTTCATCCCGCTCCAGCCCCTCGATCTTGGCGGTGCGGCTGCCGGCCCCCAGAAGCAACACGCGCCGGCGCATGGCATCCAGCTTGAACAGCCTGACAAAAACCAGCCGGGTCAGCGCCGTTCCCGCAAACGCAAGCAGGAACACAAGACCGAACGCGCCGCGACCGAGATGCAGATGCGGGAAAACATAGAAAACCAGCAGCATCACCACCAAACCGGCGACGAAGCTGGCCACGAAGCGGACAAGATGTCCCCATTCACCTTCCTGCTTGACGTCGCGTTGATGCAAGCCGAACGCCGTCATGATGCTGAGCATGACGAGGGTAAAAATCAGGGCTCGGGGGAATATGGGACCGAGGGATTCAATGTCGCTGGGATCTTCCCAGGAGAAACGCACCACCGCGCCGATATACATGGAGGCAAACAGCACCACCGCCTCGGTAACAGCCATGAGGAAAAGTGGTAACGGCACATAGTGCTTGAACAGTCGAATCATAGAGCAACTCTGTCGATCCTTTACAAAGGCCCCGTTACATCGCTCAATCGCCCGGACTCGAAATCGCAGTCTGCCGTGACAGACCGGATCCGGGTTTTCGAAGCCGCCCTCTTGGACAGCCTCGAAATTGAACGGTTACCTTGCAGGATGCAGCAATTACTGTGCCAGACGTACAAAATCGTTCTTATTTTCCACAAAACCCCCAAAGCTTAAGCCGCCCCGGGATTAATGCTTTTATTGAGACTCAACGGCAAAAAACAAAAAAGAGGGCTTGCCGCCCCCTTTTTTTTATATTTATATGGCGCGCCCGGAGAGATTCGAACTCCCGACCCTCAGGTTCGTAGCCTGATACTCTATCCAGCTGAGCTACGGGCGCTAAAAATCTGAACTAAAGAAGCCGCGCATTATACTGGACAGTGAATGGAATGAAAAAGGCCGGATTCAGCCTCAGGGGGAACAAAAATATCGGCGGAAAGCTGGCGGAGAGAGAGGGATTTGAACCCTCGATACGCTTTTGGCGTATACACCCTTAGCAGGGGTGCGCCTTCGACCACTCGGCCATCTCTCCTTGCAAGCGCAAATGCGCCTGCAAGGATACCTGCGCGCTCACGGCGCGTAAAGCAAAACCCCGGCGGTTCAGCCTTTGCCGCTGCCGTGCGCCAGACCCGGCATGGGATGGACCTGGCCCGATTCTTTCTCTTTCTTGATGCGCTCGTAGATTTCCTCGCGATGCACGGGGACCTCTTTGGGCGCATTTACGCCGATTCGCACCTGGTTACCCTTGATACCAAGCACGGTGACCTGAACATCGTCGCCAATGTTGAGGGTTTCGCCAATGCGTCGAGTAAGTATCAGCATTGTTCTGCACTCCTTTCGGTATTACCTGATTCCATAACGTTCCCTTTCCTTTTACCCGATCGCCCACCCCTGGCCGAACCGGCTCCTCAACAGGTTTGCCGCGCGTCTCCCTGACGAATTTCCGGCAAAGTTTCCCCTTGGCGGCAGGCGATACGACATATTCGGCGTCTCCCGCACACCGCCCACGGCCATCCCGGCCGCTCGGCTGAGTGCTAACTTACGGATATCGCAGGAAAATCCTGCCTATCCGTCCGTCTTCGCCTGCCTGTCTGTATCTATGCAGCTTCTGTGCCAGCTTTGGAGGGGGTCAAACCGGGGATTTATGGCTTTTGTTCGAGACCGAAGGCCTTGTGCAGGGAGCGTACCCCCAATTCCAGGTACTTTTCGTCGACCACCACGGAAATCTTGATCTCCGAGGTGGAGATCATCTGGATGTTGATACCTTCGTCCGCCAGGGTCCGGAACATCTGGCTGGCGATGCCGGCATGCGAGCGCATGCCCACGCCGACCACGGAGATTTTCACGATCTTGTCGTCGCCGCTGACCTCGCGCGCCTTCAGCTCCAGGGAAACCCGCTTCAGGATGTCCAGAGCCTTCTTGTAGTCGCCGCGATGAACCGTGAAGGTGAAGTCGGTGGTGCCGTCGGCGCCCACGTTCTGCACGATCATGTCCACGTTGATGTTGGCCTTGCCGATCTCGTTCAGGATATGGGCGGCGATGCCGGGCTTGTCCGGCACGCCGCGCACGGTGAGCTTGGCCTCGTCACGGTTGAACGCGATGCCTGATATGACTGGCGCTTCCATATTGTTTTCCTCATAGGTAATGAGCGTGCCCGGCCCTTCCGCGAAGGAGGACAGCACGCGCAACGGAACCCGGTACTTGCCGGCGAACTCGACCGAGCGGATCTGCAGCACCTTGGATCCGAGGCTCGCCAGCTCCAGCATCTCCTCGAAGGTGATGCGGTCCAGCCGCCGCGCCTCGGGCACGATACGCGGATCGGTGGTGTACACGCCGTCCACGTCGGTGTAGATCTGGCATTCATCGGCCTTGAGCGCCGCGGCCATGGCCACGCCCGTGGTATCCGAACCGCCGCGCCCCAGCGTGGTGATATTGCCATCTTCATCCACGCCCTGAAAACCGGCGACCACGACCACGCGTCCTTTGTTCAAATCATCGCGCACGCGCGACTCGTCGATATCGAGAATGCGCGCCTTTCCATAGACGTTGTCGGTGCGAATGTGGACCTGATGACCGGTATAGGAACGCGCCGGGCAACCTATTTTCTCGAGCGCCATGGCCAGCAAGGCGATCGTGGTTTGCTCGCCGGTCGCCAGCAATACATCGAGCTCGCGTGGCGACGGATCGGTGTTGATGGATCTGGCGAGCTTCAACAGCCGGTCGGTCTCGCCGCTCATGGCGGAAACCACCACGACCAGATCGTCGCCGTTCTTGCGCATGCGCGCGACCTTCTCGGCCACGGCATTGATGCGCTCGGGGCTGCCGACGGAGGTGCCGCCGTATTTCTGGACGATCAATGCCATGGATACCGGTTTCGCTTGTTGCTGGCTCCCCCTCTCCCCTTACCCTCTCCCGCAAGGGGAGAGGGGGAGTCGGGTACGCCTGCGGCGCGCTCTGAATTTTTGGGGCGCAAATTAAACCCGCTTTTGGAACGCGAGTAAACAGCCCGTAAGAGACAAAAACGGGCTGGAATTACTTCAGATTCTGCTCGACCCAGCCCGGCACGCTATCGAGGGCTGCCTGGAGACCAGCGGGATTGGTGCCGCCGGCCTGCGCCATGTCCGGGCGGCCACCGCCCTTGCCGCCCACGCCCGCAGCAACCTGGTTCACCAGCTCGCCGGCGTGCAGCCGACCCGCCAGCTCCTTGGTCACCCCGGCAATGAGCGTGACCTTGTCATCCGCGACGGCCGCCAGCACGATCGCCGCCGGCGCCAGCTTGTCCTTGAGACGGTCCAGCGCCTCGCGCAGTCCCTTGGCGTCCATCCCGTCCAGCCGACTGGCGAGCACCTTGATGCCCTTGACCTCTTTCGCTTCAGCCGCCAGGTCCTTGGAGCCGCCGGCAGCGAGCTTGCCACGCAGTTGATCCAGTTCCTTTTCCAGACCCTTGAGACGCTGGGTCAGTTGCTCGACCTTGCGCGGCACCTCCTCGGGGCTGGCGCGCAGCATCTCGGCCGCTTCGCGCAGCTTGTTCTCGCGTTCGTATAAATAGTTCAGCACGCCGGGCCCGGTGACGGCCTCGATGCGCCGCACGCCGGAGGCGACGCCGCCCTCGGAGACGATCTTGAACAGACCGATGTCGCCGGTACGGCGCACATGCGTGCCGCCGCACAGCTCGATCGAGTCGCCGATGTTCAGCACCCGCACCTCGTTGCCATACTTCTCGCCGAACAGCGCCATAGCGCCTTCCGCCTTCGCGGAGTCCATGTCCATGACGCGTGCCCGCGTGTCGTCGTTGTGCAGAATCTGCTCGTTAACGCGCCGCTCGACCTCGGTGATCTGCTCCGGGGTCATCGGCGCGGAATGGGAAAAATCGAAGCGCGTGTGCTGCTCGTCCACCCGCGAACCCTTCTGCTGCACATGCGCGCCGAGCACGTCGCGCAAGGCCTTGTGCATCAGGTGCGTGGCCGAGTGGTTGAGCACAGTGGCGCGGCGCAGCATGGCGTCGACCTCGGCCGTCACCTTGTCGCCAGCACGGAACTGGCCCTTCTCGACCCGACCCTGATGCACGTGAATCGCCCCATGTTTCTGCGTGTCCTCGACGCGGAACAGCGCCTCGCCAATGCGCAACACGCCGCGGTCGCCGACTTGGCCGCCGGATTCGGCGTAAAACGGGGTGCGGTCGAGCACGATATTTCCCGATTCACCGGCGCGCAGGTTGTCCGTCTGGGCGAGATCGGAACCGCGTGTGATTTGCAGGATTTTTCCTTCGTCGTTCAGCCGCTCGTAGCCGGTGAATTGCGTCGGCTGATCCACGGTGACGGCGCCAATCTCGGCAGTCTTGAACGATGAAGCCGCACGGGCGCGTTCGCGCTGGGCTTCCATTTCGCGCTCGAAGCCGGCCATGTCGAGTTTCAGGTTGCGCTCCAGAGCCACGTCACGCGTGAGATCCACCGGGAAACCATAAGTGTCATAGAGCTTGAAAGCGGTCGAACCTGAAATGGTGTCGCCCTTGAGCGCGGCAATATCGTCTTCGAGTATCCGCAATCCCTGATCGAGAGTTTCGTTGAAACGATCTTCTTCCTGTTGCAGTACACGCTCAACCTGTGCGCGCTCCTTGTTAAGCTCGGGATAGGCATCACCCATCTGCTGGCACAGCGGCCCGACCAGTTTGTAGAAGAACGTTTCAGTCGCGCCAAGCTTGTGACCATGTCGGATGGCGCGACGGATGATGCGCCGCAGCACGTATCCCCGGCCTTCGTTCGACGGCAGCACACCGTCGATGATCAGGAATGCCGCCGCCCGGATGTGGTCGGACACGACGTTCAGCGAATGGCTTTGATGATCGCTCGCGCCGGTGATCTCGACGGCGGCACGGATGAGGTTCTGGAACAGGTCGATCTGGTAATTGCTGTGCACGCCCTGCTGTACCGCCGAAATGCGTTCCAGACCCATGCCGGTATCGACGGACGGCTTGGGCAGCGGCGTGAGCTTGCCGCTGGCGTCGCGGTTGTACTGCATGAACACCAGGTTCCAGATCTCGACATAGCGGTCGCCGTCCTCGTCCGGCGAGCCGGGCGGCCCGCCGGGAATGCCGGGGCCGTGGTCGTAGAAGATCTCGGAACAGGGGCCGCAGGGACCGGTGTCGCCCATCTGCCAGAAATTCGAGCTTTCGCCCAGATACCCGAAACGCGTCGGGTCCACTTTCATTTCTTTCAGCCAGATGTCGGCGGCCTCGTGGTCATCCTTATATACCGTCACCCACAGCCGCTCCGGCGGCAGCTTCAGCTCCTGCGTCAGGAAATCCCAGGCATACTTGATGCCCTCGCGCTTGAAGTAATCGCCGAAACTGAAATTGCCCAGCATCTCGAAGAAGGTGTGGTGGCGCGAGGTGTAGCCGACGTTCTCGAGGTCGTTGTGCTTGCCGCCGGCGCGTACGCAGCGTTGCGAGCTGACCGCGCGCACGTAGGGGCGCTTTTCGAGACCAAGGAAGACTTCCTTGAACTGCACCATGCCGGCATTGGTGAACAGCAGGGTCGGGTCGTTCGCTGGCACCAGCGGGCTGGACGGCACGATCACATGGCCGTGACGTTTGAAAAAATCGAGGAAGCGCTGGCGGATTTCGCTGCTTTTCATGACGGGGACGAACTGAATTTATTTAAAAAGAATTAAC
The DNA window shown above is from Sulfuricaulis limicola and carries:
- a CDS encoding J domain-containing protein, which codes for MTENFLKNYRTLGVQPGVSWKQLRQAYKKMVNAWHPDRFQQDVRQKRLAEEKTKEITQSYKELANYYMKFGVLPLPVEQETSPVTGESTVPAGPTKDPAAEAGIPEPAAAASAGESRPWISRQRARIIASLALIGSVYYLWQYTPWEPGNHALVEAGPVIQAPTAAPEQEDVTPPAKHFTTGSSLGEVYAIQGVPTRTENNVWHYGNSKIYFAAGKVIGWEESMDSPLRVSLVPGQTADDNRYFGKGSTKAEVLAAQGAPDRDAGNVWEYGASQIYFEGDRVREWQEAPLYPLRVRP
- the csrA gene encoding carbon storage regulator CsrA is translated as MLILTRRIGETLNIGDDVQVTVLGIKGNQVRIGVNAPKEVPVHREEIYERIKKEKESGQVHPMPGLAHGSGKG
- the alaS gene encoding alanine--tRNA ligase; the protein is MKSSEIRQRFLDFFKRHGHVIVPSSPLVPANDPTLLFTNAGMVQFKEVFLGLEKRPYVRAVSSQRCVRAGGKHNDLENVGYTSRHHTFFEMLGNFSFGDYFKREGIKYAWDFLTQELKLPPERLWVTVYKDDHEAADIWLKEMKVDPTRFGYLGESSNFWQMGDTGPCGPCSEIFYDHGPGIPGGPPGSPDEDGDRYVEIWNLVFMQYNRDASGKLTPLPKPSVDTGMGLERISAVQQGVHSNYQIDLFQNLIRAAVEITGASDHQSHSLNVVSDHIRAAAFLIIDGVLPSNEGRGYVLRRIIRRAIRHGHKLGATETFFYKLVGPLCQQMGDAYPELNKERAQVERVLQQEEDRFNETLDQGLRILEDDIAALKGDTISGSTAFKLYDTYGFPVDLTRDVALERNLKLDMAGFEREMEAQRERARAASSFKTAEIGAVTVDQPTQFTGYERLNDEGKILQITRGSDLAQTDNLRAGESGNIVLDRTPFYAESGGQVGDRGVLRIGEALFRVEDTQKHGAIHVHQGRVEKGQFRAGDKVTAEVDAMLRRATVLNHSATHLMHKALRDVLGAHVQQKGSRVDEQHTRFDFSHSAPMTPEQITEVERRVNEQILHNDDTRARVMDMDSAKAEGAMALFGEKYGNEVRVLNIGDSIELCGGTHVRRTGDIGLFKIVSEGGVASGVRRIEAVTGPGVLNYLYERENKLREAAEMLRASPEEVPRKVEQLTQRLKGLEKELDQLRGKLAAGGSKDLAAEAKEVKGIKVLASRLDGMDAKGLREALDRLKDKLAPAAIVLAAVADDKVTLIAGVTKELAGRLHAGELVNQVAAGVGGKGGGRPDMAQAGGTNPAGLQAALDSVPGWVEQNLK
- a CDS encoding TIGR03013 family XrtA/PEP-CTERM system glycosyltransferase; the encoded protein is MIRLFKHYVPLPLFLMAVTEAVVLFASMYIGAVVRFSWEDPSDIESLGPIFPRALIFTLVMLSIMTAFGLHQRDVKQEGEWGHLVRFVASFVAGLVVMLLVFYVFPHLHLGRGAFGLVFLLAFAGTALTRLVFVRLFKLDAMRRRVLLLGAGSRTAKIEGLERDEQGERKFNLVGCLPLNNSDCCLDRTRILHDKGPILSIARKYKIDEIVVGVRERRGGGLPADQLLECKLAGIEVVDLSSFFERETGQIQVESLNPSWMIFSDGFGRSPLKDVSKRMFDVAASGALLLLTLPVMLITALLIWLESGGPIFYRQERVGENGRVFRVLKFRSMRQDAERDGVPQWAKKQDSRVTRVGRVIRLLRIDELPQVFNVFKGDMSFVGPRPERPFFVEDLTKKISYYPSRHTVKPGITGWAQIRYPYGATVEDAVQKLQYDLYYVKNHTLFLDLIILFQTAQVILFGKGAR
- a CDS encoding aspartate kinase; amino-acid sequence: MALIVQKYGGTSVGSPERINAVAEKVARMRKNGDDLVVVVSAMSGETDRLLKLARSINTDPSPRELDVLLATGEQTTIALLAMALEKIGCPARSYTGHQVHIRTDNVYGKARILDIDESRVRDDLNKGRVVVVAGFQGVDEDGNITTLGRGGSDTTGVAMAAALKADECQIYTDVDGVYTTDPRIVPEARRLDRITFEEMLELASLGSKVLQIRSVEFAGKYRVPLRVLSSFAEGPGTLITYEENNMEAPVISGIAFNRDEAKLTVRGVPDKPGIAAHILNEIGKANINVDMIVQNVGADGTTDFTFTVHRGDYKKALDILKRVSLELKAREVSGDDKIVKISVVGVGMRSHAGIASQMFRTLADEGINIQMISTSEIKISVVVDEKYLELGVRSLHKAFGLEQKP
- a CDS encoding XrtA system polysaccharide chain length determinant, producing the protein MSLRPDQLIKLLIHESFHYRKAMVVSFLLINLFMLVLGLLWPKGYTSSSTILVDDKKIIQPLMQGAAVSTEVADRSRLAREVIFGRKIMSQLLEQGGWMKKNPTPTQQEDIIKGLTKRMAITNVGKDLIKIEYRDIEPERTFKVTQKAAELFISESLGVKSEESQDAFDFIDKQTKEYHEKLVKAEEQLKEFRSANLDARPGTDADISARLNLLQTRIEQASQDLKEAEVKKQSLEKQLSGEAEVATALSREGQFRSRIADLQSQLETLRLNYHDDYPDIVQLKHQIADLSQAIVDERKRREAAKASGKVVIDEGVINNPMYQQLKQELSQTRVNIEMLSARIGEAKRQLQQELERGRRVHGGEATLSELTRDYQVNRDIYQDLLRRRENARVSMSLDKEKQGLTIKIQEPATLPLTPSGLRFLHFVIGGLLLGVLMPVGLLYAKVQLDPRLRLGALISDKHKVPLLAAVPHLWVPAETQAVRRELAWLSLVVNGTLLVVVITGVLRLVQVI
- a CDS encoding XrtA/PEP-CTERM system exopolysaccharide export protein; protein product: MLAGKTNRQYNRPRNTNNNCAKAEPIGGFRPVRGVFCWGIMNKQVTMNLFRVLSVLLAVTVVLVSGCKSVPDAAEGGEESNRFASLLEGDYRIGVDDRIQITVWRNPELSTTVPVRPDGKISVPLIGDVQAGGNTPTQVAAIIKEKLSAYIREPNVAVILTELRSHEFLSRVRVTGAVRTPRSMPYRPGMTVLDAVLEAGGVNDFASPNRTKLYRKGKTKTDIFDVDLADILTKGKLESNFDLKPGDVVTVPERIF